One window of bacterium genomic DNA carries:
- the mreC gene encoding rod shape-determining protein MreC, translating to MKYGFRKKITFRHGTSHTKKAVIFCFAIALAAFLLYGRFFGGWAGDMYVRLAKPFWNLAGYGYGGWRSVQDFFLSRDQLVLRVSMLSEENRMLREDAGELEALKTEYAALRHLFGNPPHSWRENAVVARVVGKGSHIFGQEIVLDRGASDDIGENDTVTVGDRSLVGRVYRVSPHYAYVTLLSNRNFRAGAKIFDGNAESEKSDDKALKSGKEGVLGSEGLVRGEGFGMITLDMVPSGALLNEGDTVLTSGFDGVFPGNLVIGKVERIVSSPSDFFQRASLSPAVDVGNIETVTIIKTPKVF from the coding sequence TTGAAGTACGGATTCAGAAAAAAAATAACATTTCGCCATGGAACATCGCATACAAAAAAGGCGGTGATTTTTTGTTTTGCGATTGCGCTTGCTGCATTTCTGCTTTACGGGAGATTTTTCGGCGGATGGGCCGGAGATATGTACGTGAGGTTGGCAAAGCCTTTCTGGAATCTTGCCGGGTACGGTTATGGCGGATGGCGCAGCGTCCAAGATTTTTTTCTCTCACGCGATCAACTGGTCTTACGCGTCTCTATGCTTAGTGAAGAAAATCGGATGTTGCGCGAAGATGCCGGAGAACTTGAGGCGCTTAAAACGGAATATGCAGCACTTCGCCACTTGTTTGGAAATCCACCGCACTCGTGGCGCGAAAACGCCGTCGTTGCCCGCGTGGTGGGGAAGGGTTCACATATTTTCGGGCAAGAGATAGTTTTAGATCGGGGCGCGAGCGACGATATTGGTGAAAATGATACAGTGACCGTAGGGGACCGCTCGCTCGTAGGGCGCGTGTATCGCGTTTCCCCGCACTACGCGTACGTTACACTGCTTTCAAATCGTAATTTTCGTGCGGGCGCCAAGATTTTTGACGGAAATGCGGAATCTGAAAAATCCGATGACAAAGCTCTTAAGAGCGGGAAGGAGGGTGTGTTAGGCTCGGAGGGGCTTGTGCGGGGAGAAGGATTTGGGATGATAACGCTCGACATGGTCCCATCCGGCGCGCTGCTCAATGAGGGAGATACGGTGCTCACAAGCGGGTTTGACGGGGTATTTCCCGGCAATCTCGTCATCGGCAAAGTTGAACGCATCGTCTCCTCTCCATCAGATTTTTTTCAGCGCGCTTCTCTTTCTCCTGCGGTAGACGTTGGAAATATAGAAACGGTAACTATTATTAAAACACCGAAGGTGTTTTAA
- a CDS encoding rod shape-determining protein, which produces MFNKLLGRFSHDIGIDLGTANTLVYVRGRGIVINEPSVVAVNKKTGQVLAIGKEARKMVGRTPAHIVATRPLVDGVVSDFEVTEQMIRYFIDSVHESRFSFMPHPRVIVGIPSQVTEVEKRAVRDATMNAGAREVYLIEQAMAAAIGARLPVQEALGNMVVDIGGGTTDIAMISLGGIVIDKSLRIAGDKLNDDIIQYARNEFKMLLGERTAEEIKIEVGSALPLEKSLETPMRGRDLVTGLPKEIMVNDAHIRDALSRSIKAIVSAIKIVIEETPPELLADVMSRGIVMVGGGSLLRGLDRLIAQETLMPVRLEEEPPTTVVRGTGVVLENLDQLREVLVDSEEDPPIG; this is translated from the coding sequence ATGTTCAATAAACTCTTAGGAAGATTTTCTCATGATATCGGCATTGACCTGGGCACAGCCAACACGCTGGTCTATGTGCGCGGGAGAGGCATTGTTATCAATGAGCCGTCGGTTGTTGCCGTCAACAAAAAGACCGGCCAGGTGCTTGCTATCGGCAAGGAGGCAAGGAAGATGGTGGGGAGAACTCCCGCGCATATCGTGGCGACGCGCCCCTTGGTGGACGGCGTTGTTTCCGATTTTGAGGTGACCGAGCAGATGATTCGTTATTTTATTGATAGCGTGCACGAGTCGCGGTTTTCTTTCATGCCACATCCCCGCGTCATCGTGGGAATTCCTTCGCAGGTTACGGAAGTTGAAAAAAGAGCGGTCCGCGATGCAACAATGAATGCGGGAGCCCGCGAGGTGTATCTTATTGAACAGGCCATGGCGGCAGCCATCGGCGCACGGCTTCCCGTACAGGAAGCATTGGGCAATATGGTGGTTGATATTGGCGGAGGCACCACGGACATCGCCATGATCTCTCTTGGAGGCATTGTGATCGACAAATCATTGCGGATCGCTGGAGACAAGCTTAATGACGACATCATCCAATATGCGCGGAATGAATTTAAGATGCTGCTCGGCGAACGCACGGCAGAGGAGATTAAGATCGAGGTTGGCTCCGCACTGCCGCTTGAAAAGAGCCTTGAAACCCCTATGCGCGGCAGAGATCTTGTTACTGGTCTTCCCAAGGAAATTATGGTGAATGATGCGCATATCCGCGACGCGCTTTCCCGTTCCATTAAAGCCATCGTGAGCGCCATTAAAATTGTTATTGAGGAGACGCCGCCGGAGTTGCTTGCCGATGTCATGAGTCGCGGCATTGTGATGGTCGGCGGGGGAAGTTTGCTCCGGGGGCTCGATAGGCTTATAGCGCAAGAAACGCTTATGCCGGTACGGCTGGAGGAAGAGCCGCCTACTACGGTGGTGCGAGGAACCGGTGTAGTGCTTGAAAACCTGGACCAGCTGCGCGAGGTGCTGGTAGATTCGGAGGAAGATCCGCCTATTGGATAG